A section of the Tamandua tetradactyla isolate mTamTet1 chromosome 4, mTamTet1.pri, whole genome shotgun sequence genome encodes:
- the LOC143681244 gene encoding uncharacterized protein LOC143681244 isoform X1 yields MQPWDLIAFRDVAVDFTQEEWALLDTSQRKLFREVMLENISHLVSVGCQVGELYVFSQLVQGETVWREGMEFLQNQSPGRKIACKKQEMRVTQFTSIKDNCDIMSLISHTQKNSFQCNDLHEDSTLKSTVTPHALNPMRNKPYLSRSLQKVLSDQSSFNQHKQMQARSKSCECLHSHTGEKYYECHTCGKAFNHSQNVLQHEQTYTEEKPYKCHTCGKAFIHSKGLRQHERTHTEERPYPCLHCGKAFTQYSYLKRHVKSHTGEKPYECRTCGKTFPHSQSAKRHERIHTGEKPYKCQTCGKAFVLCSGLRQHERTHTEEKPYPCLYCGKAFTQHSHLKRHVRSHTGEKPYECHTCGKTFTHSPTIKRHEKIHIGEKPYKCQTCGKAFVLCNGLRQHERIHTREKPFVCQQCGKAFTLYSHLQKHVRVHNGEKPYECDTCGKAFSRYQNVREHERTHTGEKPYECHTCGKAFSNRSALRNHKRTHTGEKPYECHTCCKAFGQRSHLQQHERTHTGEKPYECHRCGKAFSHRSTLKRHEKIHSGEKPYECLTCGKAFSNHCTLKRHERTHTREKL; encoded by the exons ATGCAGCCATGG GATTTAATAGCCTTCAGAGATGTAGCTGTAgacttcacccaggaagagtgggcattgctagacacatcccagagaaagctgttcagagaagTGATGCTGGAAAATATCAGTCATCTGGTCTCAGTGG GATGTCAGGTTGGGGAATTGTATGTGTTTTCCCAGTTGGTACAAGGAGAAACAGTGTGGAGAGAAGGAATGGAATTTCTCCAAAACCAGAGTCCAG GCAGGAAAATTGCTTGTAAAAAGCAAGAAATGAGAGTAACCCAATTTACCAGCATAAAGGACAATTGTGACATCATGTCATTG ATATCACACACCCAAAAGAATTCCTTTCAGTGTAATGATTTGCATGAAGATTCTACTCTCAAATCCACAGTGACTCCACATGCATTAAATCCCATGAGAAATAAACCATATTTAAGCAGATCACTTCAAAAAGTCCTCAGTGACCagtcatcttttaatcaacaTAAGCAGATGCAAGCTAGAAGTAAATCATGTGAATGCCTTCATagtcacactggagagaaatacTATGAATGCCATACATGTGGTAAAGCATTCAATCACTCTCAGAATGTTTTACAACATGAGCAAACATATACTGAAGAGAAACCCTACAAATGCcatacatgtgggaaagccttcattcaTTCTAAAGGCctcagacaacatgagagaactcacactgagGAAAGACCCTATCCATGTCTGcactgtgggaaagccttcacccaATATTCTTATCTTAAAAGACATGTGAAaagtcacactggagagaaaccctatgaatgccgtACATGTGGTAAAACATTCCCTCACTCTCAGTCTGCTAAACGACATGAGAGAatacacactggagagaaaccctacaaatgccaaacatgtgggaaagccttcgtTCTTTGTAGTGGCCTCAGACAACATGAGAGGACTCACACGGAGGAAAAACCCTATCCATGTCTGTACTGTGGGAAGGCCTTCACCCAACATTCTCATCTTAAAAGACACGTGCGAagccacactggagagaaaccctatgaatgccatacaTGTGGTAAAACATTCACTCACTCTCCGACTATTAAACGACATGAGAAAATACAcattggagagaaaccctacaaatgccaaacatgtgggaaagcctttgttCTTTGTAATGGCctcagacaacatgagagaattcacactcgGGAGAAACCCTTTGTGTGTCagcaatgtgggaaagccttcactctgTATTCTCATCTTCAAAAACATGTGAGAGTTCAcaatggagagaaaccctatgaatgcgaTACATGTGGTAAAGCATTTAGTCGCTATCAGAATGTTAGAGaacatgagagaacacacactggagagaaaccctatgaatgtcatacatgtgggaaagccttcagtaatCGTTCTGCCCTTAGAAACCataagagaactcacactggagagaaaccctatgaatgccatacaTGTTGTAAAGCCTTTGGTCAACGTTCTCATCTTCAGcaacatgagagaacacacactggagagaaaccctatgaatgtcatagatgtggaaaagccttctctCACAGGTCTACCCTTAAAAGGCATGAGAAAATCCAttctggagagaaaccctatgaatgtcttacatgtgggaaagccttcagtaatCATTGTACCCTCAAacgacatgagagaactcatacTAGAGAGAAATTATGA
- the LOC143681244 gene encoding uncharacterized protein LOC143681244 isoform X2: MEFLQNQSPGRKIACKKQEMRVTQFTSIKDNCDIMSLISHTQKNSFQCNDLHEDSTLKSTVTPHALNPMRNKPYLSRSLQKVLSDQSSFNQHKQMQARSKSCECLHSHTGEKYYECHTCGKAFNHSQNVLQHEQTYTEEKPYKCHTCGKAFIHSKGLRQHERTHTEERPYPCLHCGKAFTQYSYLKRHVKSHTGEKPYECRTCGKTFPHSQSAKRHERIHTGEKPYKCQTCGKAFVLCSGLRQHERTHTEEKPYPCLYCGKAFTQHSHLKRHVRSHTGEKPYECHTCGKTFTHSPTIKRHEKIHIGEKPYKCQTCGKAFVLCNGLRQHERIHTREKPFVCQQCGKAFTLYSHLQKHVRVHNGEKPYECDTCGKAFSRYQNVREHERTHTGEKPYECHTCGKAFSNRSALRNHKRTHTGEKPYECHTCCKAFGQRSHLQQHERTHTGEKPYECHRCGKAFSHRSTLKRHEKIHSGEKPYECLTCGKAFSNHCTLKRHERTHTREKL, translated from the exons ATGGAATTTCTCCAAAACCAGAGTCCAG GCAGGAAAATTGCTTGTAAAAAGCAAGAAATGAGAGTAACCCAATTTACCAGCATAAAGGACAATTGTGACATCATGTCATTG ATATCACACACCCAAAAGAATTCCTTTCAGTGTAATGATTTGCATGAAGATTCTACTCTCAAATCCACAGTGACTCCACATGCATTAAATCCCATGAGAAATAAACCATATTTAAGCAGATCACTTCAAAAAGTCCTCAGTGACCagtcatcttttaatcaacaTAAGCAGATGCAAGCTAGAAGTAAATCATGTGAATGCCTTCATagtcacactggagagaaatacTATGAATGCCATACATGTGGTAAAGCATTCAATCACTCTCAGAATGTTTTACAACATGAGCAAACATATACTGAAGAGAAACCCTACAAATGCcatacatgtgggaaagccttcattcaTTCTAAAGGCctcagacaacatgagagaactcacactgagGAAAGACCCTATCCATGTCTGcactgtgggaaagccttcacccaATATTCTTATCTTAAAAGACATGTGAAaagtcacactggagagaaaccctatgaatgccgtACATGTGGTAAAACATTCCCTCACTCTCAGTCTGCTAAACGACATGAGAGAatacacactggagagaaaccctacaaatgccaaacatgtgggaaagccttcgtTCTTTGTAGTGGCCTCAGACAACATGAGAGGACTCACACGGAGGAAAAACCCTATCCATGTCTGTACTGTGGGAAGGCCTTCACCCAACATTCTCATCTTAAAAGACACGTGCGAagccacactggagagaaaccctatgaatgccatacaTGTGGTAAAACATTCACTCACTCTCCGACTATTAAACGACATGAGAAAATACAcattggagagaaaccctacaaatgccaaacatgtgggaaagcctttgttCTTTGTAATGGCctcagacaacatgagagaattcacactcgGGAGAAACCCTTTGTGTGTCagcaatgtgggaaagccttcactctgTATTCTCATCTTCAAAAACATGTGAGAGTTCAcaatggagagaaaccctatgaatgcgaTACATGTGGTAAAGCATTTAGTCGCTATCAGAATGTTAGAGaacatgagagaacacacactggagagaaaccctatgaatgtcatacatgtgggaaagccttcagtaatCGTTCTGCCCTTAGAAACCataagagaactcacactggagagaaaccctatgaatgccatacaTGTTGTAAAGCCTTTGGTCAACGTTCTCATCTTCAGcaacatgagagaacacacactggagagaaaccctatgaatgtcatagatgtggaaaagccttctctCACAGGTCTACCCTTAAAAGGCATGAGAAAATCCAttctggagagaaaccctatgaatgtcttacatgtgggaaagccttcagtaatCATTGTACCCTCAAacgacatgagagaactcatacTAGAGAGAAATTATGA